From the Glycine max cultivar Williams 82 chromosome 11, Glycine_max_v4.0, whole genome shotgun sequence genome, the window ATTGGACCACTACAGCTGTCTCGTGCTAGCTAGGGTTAGTCTGTAAACGGCAGGTCATTACCCAAAACGGCATTCACGTTTAGGGTTTATAGAAACGTTGAAACCCTGACGAGTGACGTGGATTTCATTTCGCAATGGGATTCTGGGGTTAGTCTTCTTCATCCTCCATTTCTCTGCATTCCCCTTCCAGTTAGTTTTAAATGCGTTCTGTTCTATATAGCTTTACAAGCATTGAAGTGATTAAGTTGTTTCTTTAATACCTGCTACTATATCATTCTGAAATTCGCGTTGCGTTTTAGCTATACTGAATCTACTTATTTGTGTTTCTTCATCTTGTTTCGCTCAGGGATCGAAGTGAAACCTGGCAGGCCATGTCCTTATCACGCTGACAATGTGCGAGGGAAGCTTCATGTTACTCAGGTTCTTCATTCATATACTCAActcctcttccttttttttattcatagaacCCGAGGTTCTTGGATTTCTGTTGTGCAAGAAACACTTTCTTTCTGGTCTTGTAAATTTCTCAGTGTTGGAGTTCCCAACAATTGTTGCTGCTTTTCTTTGATAATTTGTATGAAGGTTTGAAATGTAATTTCCACGTGTGTTTTAATTTGGACTCTTGATAAATTTGCTTGACGTTATTATACTAGTATTTAAAAGGCTTAATTAGTCTAGATTTATCTGTCAATATAACATTTGTATTCGtgtgtaattaataattatatgcgTTTGTATGCAATGGCACTCAAGGGTTCTGAAGTCTGTTGATATTTTTTGGTAAgtttctgttttgtttcttctttccctAAAAATTCAGGCTACTCTAGGCATTGGCTCATCATCGGAGAAAAGCATTCTTCAGTGCTCTTCTGGACACAAAAGTCCAGTTTTCTTGTGTTCATTGCTACCAGATAAGGTTGAGTCATGCCCTTTGAATCTTGAGTTTGACGCAGATGACTTAGTGGCATTCTCAGTTGTTGGTTCACGAAGCATCCACCTTTCTGGTTATTTTGCGGCCGACGATGGGGATGATCTTAGGGATGACTATGAATAGTATCCTTCTGAATAATTTCCATTTGTTGACTTATTTGCATTTCAATTTAAGTTTTGTTCATATAGTTGTGATTAAGACACAGTGCATGGTGTAACATTTGATTTTACAATTAGCTTCTTTATTTCCTACTACATTGTGAAAGTGATTCATGGGGGGAGGATATTGAAGGAACTGAGTCAGAGGAGTCATCTGAATATGATAGTGAAGATGGATATGCTGATGACTTTATTGTTGATAGTGATACCGACATGTACCCATCTTCGCCAGTCCCAAATAGTGGAGGTATTTTCACTCTATTATCAACTTTTCTCGAGGCCATGAAATGATTATATGTATTTTCTGCCCTTTtcttatgtttctttttattattttaaagtggATTTCTAACTGATGTtctcatgtttttttatatatttaaagatacttgaatatttattaaaataaaatacaaaatattatcaaatactCAAATTCTTTGGCTATGTTTTTCCTGTATAAATTCAAGAACGATCCAAGAAAAATTGCATCTGATTGTAGACATGCagatacattattatttaatgatagATAATAGATATGCTATAACATCCTATCATACAATTCTCACTTTCATTATAATAAGTTTTATCATTACTCTGTATAACATGAATGACatggtatttttttcttttttctttcagttGTAATTGAGGAGATAGTGGATGATGATAAACCTGAAAATGGATATGATCCAactaagaaattaaagaaaaagaaacaggtAGCTCAATTGAAAGAGAAAGACAACAAAAGTTCTGGGCTTCCAATTGTCGCTAAGGGTGATACTGACCTTGTGGAAAGTGAAGACGAAGACGGCTTTCCAATTCCCACTGCAGAGAAAGGGGTGTCTGTCTCTCAGAAGGCAGAAGCAGAAACGAAAGGAGAACAAGCACGTAAGAAAGCAGAGAAAGCCAAGAAGGAAAAAGATGTTGATCATTCTGCTAGCGTAAAACGAAAAGTTGATACTGCTGATGAAGATGAGCCACAGGATGGGTGAGAAAGATTTACCAGTTTAATTACTCCCGAGAATAGATGTCTATCTGACATTTGCCCTGGCCACTGGCCCACCTattctttttaagaaaaaaaaatatttttaatctctatttGTGCTGGCTGTTTTATACTGAATGCTTCTGATAATGGTAAATGgtttcaggaaaaaaaagaagaaaagaaacaagttgAAAGAGCATATTAAAGGGGAAAGTGATCATGCAACTGGCAATAGCAATGAGACAAAAATTACTGAACCAGATGAAAAGCATCCTGAGGAGATTAAAACTACAATCAACCTGAGTGATGTTTCTCATGCAAAGGATGAAGATGATGGAAAGCTATCCAATAACGAGTAAGAAATTTCATCGAACAAGAATATTAGTTACATTTCACCGGGCTTTTGGTGTTACTTGTGTGGACAGTTGGTTTAAATATTACATCTATATTTAAATCCCTATTCTTGATATTGATATGCAAAGCCAAATTTCTTGTGTTGACTAAATCCTCGGAACACCTGGTCAACTGAACGATAAATTCTATTAGAAACAGCACATTGGAAATTGAGTTTGCCTTCTCATTTGGCATCTTTACCTTCAGTAAATTGGAGTTCAGCTCTATATGTCAAATTGTGAGGTCTTGCTTGGTTTTGTGGTGAATTTTGTACCTGTGGAGTCATTTCCAAttacctttcttttctttgcatGAGATATTGAAGCTTGGAAATTTGGGAGGCTGGGTTTCCTTCCCTCtctgttgcactcttgttattTACTGTTGTGCTAACTATTTGTTTGTGGTATTTGTTGCAGGGTCCTTGCcgagaagaaaaacaagaagaaaaagaagaaaaagaccaAAGAGTCTGAAGGGGAAGTTGCTGCAAATCAAATTACTATAACTCCTGAAAAGCAGAATTTGTCCACCTCAGAGAAAAAGGGGCAGAAACAAACTGAAACCAAGCCATCCCAAGTGAGAACTTTTCCAAATGGATTGATTATAGAGGAGGTATTTATGGGTAAACCCGATGGCAAAAAAGCTGCTCCTGGAAAGAAGGTTAAACATCATCTACGGATTTATGATAGAATTGACATAGTTCACTTGAAGAATAATTCTGTTTAACCTatgtttttaatgtaatttcttttaattgaaatttattgtttgatttCAGGTCAGTGTTAAATATATTGGCAAACTGCAAAAAGATGGGAAAATATTTGACTCAAATGTGGGAAGGGCACCCTTTAAATTTCGCCTGGGTATGTGCTGCATTGATGTGTTGAATTTGCTGGGATTTTCCTTTCTATATATGCTTCACCTATTTCATTTTGTATTTGCAGGTGTAGGACAAGTCATCAAAGGGTGGGAGGTTGGGATCAATGGTAAATATATATAGTTACAAGATTTTATGCTGTcttaatattatattctttataCTTATTgtagttttcttttgtttcttgtcAGGGATGAGAATTGGGGACAAACGAAGGATCACAATTCCACCGTCTATGGGGTATGAAATTATTCCcaatttcatcttttatttgTTGGATTTTATTTCTCTAAACTTTTCATGTTTACTTCGATGATTTGAAATTAAAGTAATTCGTAAACTTAACTAACTTAGAGCATCAGTATGAACCTTTTGCTTTCTTACTCTATAAGTATAAAGTACCAAAATGTCTTGGtgtaattaaattacatttacTATCTGAATTTTCTCGTATTGGATGTCATGTTCTTCGATGTGTGGAGGACTCTCATTGGTTTAATTGCTGAAAAATGCCTCTTTTGTTTATGCCAAAGCTTTTTTTTTGTCACGCAGATACGCAGACAAACGCGTTGGGAGTATACCACCAAATTCGTGGCTTGTATTTGATGTCGAGTTGGTTGATGTTGATCGCTGATTTCTATCCCTCATTGTTTCGGTTTCGAAATGGTCTGGTCCCTTCGGGCTGAGAGAACGTTAAACTCACATTTACCATTTTTGGTCCCAAGTGTGGATCTTGAGACCAAATTAGAGCTCAAGTTTTGTAGGAAATTTTGGATTGAATTAGGGAATTCACAGTCTTACGAGCTTaaatatgcaacaaatataGTGTTTGCTTTCCTTATCAATAGTGTTGATCATTAAATGTGGGTTTCATTTGGATTGTACAATAAATTATCATGTctcatttctcatttttattttttatccttctaTTTTAGATTGTGttattttggtattttaaattttttagctaatttttattttaaaatttttcatttatctaaaatttaaaattcataattttcattcaaaaaaattatttgttgaattTAGTTTCTTTTAGAAACTCAACAATTAGTGCAtcgaattttatttaaaaataaaataatacaaagtttcttttcaaattcctaagttttcattaaatttcctgtttttgaaatttaaattattttatatttcaatttcataaatttctaaatatttGGATGAAGAAATAATAACGAaaaatttagacaaaaataacagggattaaatttgtttgatttaaaatgaaaggaacttgataattttttttaaatggagatgttaaaattgtatattattcaaattcaaattaaatgaaCTATAaagtgtaaataattttattttcagagAAAAGTAGGAAGTGTGTATTTTACACTTGATTTCTTGGGAGTTATAATATTATTGCACATATGTCGTACAGGGACAATTATTAATTACTGTCTTTTGTATGGAGACAATtattaattagatttaattttgataattaaaaattaactaaacaagtaattattatagaagtcaatagtaatttatatttattcaattttaatttttgataaaaataattctttatcaaattttatttagtttttggctgaatttcggattagtgaaaatatttttttttatggatgagaggattaagaaaaaaaatatctatatttagTTACATAgcaatgaatcaattttgtTAACAACGAGAACCTGATTGCCATAAAATGTTGAGTCGTCATTTTATCTCAAACAATGCAAAAGGGTAGCTGGTAAATGAAATGGCTGACACAAGGGAATAGAAAAATGAAATCCCTTGTGCCAAAGAAGTaaaatggccattcaaaaacaaCTCATGATAATTTTAGTGTGCAGAGTTCAATTTTTCTGCTTGATCTGGCAACTGTAGCAAGTTTATGCTTTTTAGGCCACAAACAAGGGATTGTAATAACAAACTACAATAGacacttataaataaaaaaaaatattttaacttgtaTCAGTATACATTCCCTACGATATTCATTTCCTCAAAATATTCCTCCAATGAAACTAACTCCTTACTACGTACATAACCAACATCTTTCATTAGCTCATCTGATCCATCCATCAAGGGGTAAATCTCAGAGGCATGAGGATTCACTGCCAACATCAACCCAAGCACAACCAAGAGCCTGCCAGTTTGCTCCAACAACCAGCAGCTGCATACATATTGGCAATCAACACATAATAGCCAAAATGATCAGCCTTCATTTCCAGCAATTTCCTTGCTTCCCATTCCACCATCACTGTATTTCCATGGATTAATTCTACACGCTCGTATAAGACTAGCCCCACGCCACGCCGCGCGTTCTTTGTCACCTCCAACCTTGCCCCAGAGATCCATGGCCTTACAGATTCCGAATCCGTAATGACCTTACGAATTGACAATTCACATACGTTATATATAagggtgtttttggtttttcataCTAAATGTTGGgtgtacaagaaaaaaaaagccacCCATTTGTTGATACTACCCGATCCATTTGGTGGCGTCGCAATGGACGGCGCTGGTggtctttttcattttaaattaaaaaaaaattcacacatcAGCTACCCtaagtatttttctttctcctcaattaaaaaataaatatattttaagaaagagCGCGTGTATGTACTCCTTTGTTTAGTAACCGAccgcgagagagagagagagagaggagtcTATATTCGCGCCTCGCTCTCTTTATTTCTCCGCCAACGACACCACCGCATCTTTCTCTCCGTTCTGCATTTTCCATTCTCTTCCGATGCCGCTACTCTCCAATTCCTCGCCCTGCTGCACCGCCGCCGCAGTGGTTAACTCCTCGGACCGGAAGCCCGGATTCGTCTCTCCTTCATGGAGGAACTGCAAGGTCACATCTCCAATTCTTCGCCTCTCTCAGGTGCATTTCTTAGCTTCATAGTTACTTCGATAATTTCTATGCATTGCAAATTTAGCACACATAATTGTCGCATTTAAGCTTGTCCTcggatatttatttatttatttatttatttattgatgtaGAATGACAAATTCAATGTGTCTCGGTTAGCTCTTAGCCACTCTAGGCGGACCATATCAATGGCATTGGTGGGAGAAACTGTTGGAGTTGGACAGAAGGGGCAGGTGGCCAGCTCCTCTGGCATCTTGGTAATTTTACTGCTCATTGCTCGCATTCTtatgcttaattaattaatttgcttATATTGCGTCGCGTGTTTACACTTGGCGCTGAAAACAGATAAACACCAGTTTGTTGTAACTTTTTAGTTGCTTAGTAAGCCAACcatcaattttgttttatgtgttTTAGTCGGCAGATAATAAAAATGACAAGTTCTAAATTACTAATGACAACATATATACTTCTTTCCACCGCAAAAAATTAGTATCTTATTTATCCTTGTTTATtataactgatttttttttgtttgtttgtttgttttttttttgtgtgtctgCAGGCATATGATTTGATTCAGGGGGCACTTGTAAGTATTATTAATATGCTTTTTATGTAATGCTACAAAAGACTAATGCACAGAAATAATTTCCTTATACAGGTAAGGTGGAGTTCTGTTATGGACAGATCTTTACCTGAGCCACCAACGGCTGTTTTTCTGCATGGGATCCTAGGTTGCAGGAAAAACTGGGGTTCGTGCTACTGTGTACATGTTCTTTTTCACAAGCCTTTTGTGATATGAAACTTATGCGTGACATGAATTGTTTCTGTATAATGTGCATGATTATCATGTGGCTACAATGTATTCCACCCAATCAAACTACTTTTCTGCTTACTCTCAAAACTCATCAAGAATTTTAGAGTAGCTTTGGTCTTGGTCAGAGATCTGGATATTTGGGTTAGATGTTTTTGTATTTGCAAGAAAGTATGTGTAGTTCTCAGGAAAATATAAATGAGAAAGTATGCATTGTTAGTTCATAATTAGAATGTTATTGCAGGAACTTTTGCTAGGAGATTGGCTCAAGAGTTTCCTACATGGCAGGTATTTTACTTTACATTTTTGTGCTAAGCTTTGTTAGGTACTACTAGCCATCTAAATATGTATTAGTTATACTAGGCATCATACTTATGGGTTTAATTTTGATCCTCTAATAGTATAGAAATATTTTCACTATCAACAAACCATTTATTGCcatgaatttaaaacattgtttatTGATTGTGTACTGAGTTAGGATCAAATTATTAGACTCTGATAAGATAATGCTCTGTTTACTGGGTATCTTAAATTTTGATTGTAGGGGTCCAATGCAAGAACATTTTGGATTTACATAAATCTGAATcctgtttgtttattttgtttgcaTTGACAGTTTCTTTTAGTAGACCTGCGATGTCATGGCGATTCAGCATCAATCAAGAAGAGAGATCCCCATACTGTTGCATCTGCTGCTATGGATGTTTTGAAACTGGTGTGCTTTCTTTAACATGTTTCCCAAATCATTATCTTATGTGGTGGGTGTGCTAAAGAATGAGGCGGGGTTCTATATCAATTCCACTCCACCCACTCCTAATGGGATTTAATCCTTGGTTCTGCAACATGGAGTACCGAGTGTTCAACCACTTGGGTTTCCTCTTAGGGACTCTCTAGTTTGGGTGA encodes:
- the LOC100792856 gene encoding peptidyl-prolyl cis-trans isomerase FKBP53 isoform X1, producing the protein MGFWGIEVKPGRPCPYHADNVRGKLHVTQATLGIGSSSEKSILQCSSGHKSPVFLCSLLPDKVESCPLNLEFDADDLVAFSVVGSRSIHLSGYFAADDGDDLRDDYEYDSWGEDIEGTESEESSEYDSEDGYADDFIVDSDTDMYPSSPVPNSGVVIEEIVDDDKPENGYDPTKKLKKKKQVAQLKEKDNKSSGLPIVAKGDTDLVESEDEDGFPIPTAEKGVSVSQKAEAETKGEQARKKAEKAKKEKDVDHSASVKRKVDTADEDEPQDGKKKKKRNKLKEHIKGESDHATGNSNETKITEPDEKHPEEIKTTINLSDVSHAKDEDDGKLSNNEVLAEKKNKKKKKKKTKESEGEVAANQITITPEKQNLSTSEKKGQKQTETKPSQVRTFPNGLIIEEVFMGKPDGKKAAPGKKVSVKYIGKLQKDGKIFDSNVGRAPFKFRLGMCCIDVLNLLGFSFLYMLHLFHFVFAGVGQVIKGWEVGINGMRIGDKRRITIPPSMGYADKRVGSIPPNSWLVFDVELVDVDR
- the LOC100792856 gene encoding peptidyl-prolyl cis-trans isomerase FKBP53 isoform X2, whose translation is MGFWGIEVKPGRPCPYHADNVRGKLHVTQATLGIGSSSEKSILQCSSGHKSPVFLCSLLPDKVESCPLNLEFDADDLVAFSVVGSRSIHLSGYFAADDGDDLRDDYEYDSWGEDIEGTESEESSEYDSEDGYADDFIVDSDTDMYPSSPVPNSGVVIEEIVDDDKPENGYDPTKKLKKKKQVAQLKEKDNKSSGLPIVAKGDTDLVESEDEDGFPIPTAEKGVSVSQKAEAETKGEQARKKAEKAKKEKDVDHSASVKRKVDTADEDEPQDGKKKKKRNKLKEHIKGESDHATGNSNETKITEPDEKHPEEIKTTINLSDVSHAKDEDDGKLSNNEVLAEKKNKKKKKKKTKESEGEVAANQITITPEKQNLSTSEKKGQKQTETKPSQVRTFPNGLIIEEVFMGKPDGKKAAPGKKVSVKYIGKLQKDGKIFDSNVGRAPFKFRLGVGQVIKGWEVGINGMRIGDKRRITIPPSMGYADKRVGSIPPNSWLVFDVELVDVDR